The Arachis duranensis cultivar V14167 chromosome 9, aradu.V14167.gnm2.J7QH, whole genome shotgun sequence genomic sequence TCTTCCTTGAGTATCCGTGACTTCCTTTCCAAGATTCCCcatcacttctttctttctttcctgcaacaaaattccaaaatcttgAGATTCTTAAAGTGACATTACTAGCTAGCAACTTATGATGATATTCCTATGTAAAGTTGACtaagcaaaaattaaaatttatgaattgATTCCCTACTCTACTTTTTCTAGCATTATTTATGTAtgtaaagacaccaaacttagtttgtgactaAGTGTTCTATGGAGTTAACTCCAAAgatggccacaccaaacttagtatcTTACCTACAGTGTATGCTATTTCAATCTCTTTTTctcggttttttttttgtataaaatgaAATCTCTTATTATTGACTactaaagcataaaaataaaagagaactcctgtgcatgggttgcctcccatgaagcgcttgtttattgtccttagcttGACAATGCAACTTCCTTGCTCATGTTAGCATTTGCACACTTTCTTCCTTGCTCCAGGGGCCACCAAAATAATGCTTCACCCTATGTCCATTAGCTGTGAAGGTTTGATTTGAGGCTTTATCAAGTAATTCTACATAGCCATGAGGGGATACTTTGGTGATGGTGTATGGACCAGTCCATCTAGACCTCAGCTTCCCAGGGAAAATCTTcaattttgagttgaataaCAACACCCTTTGGCCTGGTTCGAATGTTCTTTGGGAGATCctcttgtcatgccatctctttGCTCTCTCTTTGTATATTCTGGTATTTTCATATGCCTCCAATCTGAACTCCTCCAATTCATTGAGTTGTAGCAACCTCTTCTCTCCTGCTGCTTGAGCATCTAAATTCAAGAGTTTGGTGGCCCAAAAGGCCTTGTGTTCAAGCTCCACAGGGAGGTGGCATGCTTTTCCATACACCAACTGAAATGGAGATTTTCCTACGGGtgtcttgaaggctgtcctgtatgcccaaagtgcatcatcCAACTTTCtaacccaatcctttcttgttgctcccacagttttctccaagatcttctttagctctctgttggcaagttcagcttgcccattggtttgTGGGTGATACGGTGTGGCCACTTTGTGAGTAACACCATATTTGTGGAGTAAAGAATTTAGTTGCTTGTTGCAGAAGTGGCTTCCCCCATCACTTATAAGTCCTTTGGGCAATCCAAATCTAGTGAAGATGTTCTTCTTGAGGAATTGCAAGACCACGTTGGTATCACATGTGGTGGTGgctattgcttctacccatttggagaCATACTCTACTGCTACCAAAATGTATTTGAATGTGTAAGATGGaggaaaaggtcccatgaagtctatTCCCCACAGATCAAAGAGTTCCACTTCCAAAATGAACTTCTGAggcatctcatttttctttgacaAACCCCCTGTTCTTTGACATTCATTGCAATGGCTCACAAACTCtctagcatccttgaagattgaAGGCCAGTAAAAACCACTTTGAAGGACCTTTGCAGCCGTTCTTTCAGCCCCAAAATGACCACCATAACTAGAGTTGTGACAATCCATAGTATGTTCTTCATCTCACCCTCTGACACACATCTTCTTATCATTCCATCTGGGCATCTTTTGAATAAAAATGGCTCATCCCAGAAGAAGAACTTAGCCTCATGTAGCAGCTTCTTAACTTGTTGTTTTGTGTACTCTTGTGGAATGATTCTTCCCGCCTTGTAGTTGGccatgtctgcaaaccaagggACATGTTGAATTTGCAAGAGGTGCTCATCTGGAAATTCTTCATTTATTGACTGAAGGTTGTCTTGGCATGCATCTTGTGGTAGTCTTGATAAGTGGTCAGCAACTTGATTTTCATTGCCCTTTCTATCTTTtatctcaatgtcaaactcttgtaggagtAGCACCCATCTGATTAGCCTTGGTTTGGCATCCTGTTTTGATATAAgatacttaagagcagcatggtcagtatacactAAGACTTTAGATCCAATCAAATAttgtctaaacttatcaaaagcatATACCACAACTAGTAGCTctttctctgttgtggtgtagtTTTTTTTAGCTTCATTCAATACCTTACTTGTATAGTAGATAACATGaagcttcttttccttcctctgccccaacacagcaccaattgcaaggttacttgcatcacacatgagttcaaaaggtaGTCCCCAACTTGGGGGTGTaatgattggtgctgtggtgAGCTTAGCCtttagagtttcaaaagcatgtttACATTCATCATCAAAGAGAAAAGGATTGTCTACCACCAGCAAATTGCTTAGTGGctttgctattttggaaaaatccTTGATGAATCTCCTATAGAATCCAGCATGCCCTAAGAAACTTCTAACGGCTTTCACACTAGTTGGCAAAGgaagtttttctataatttctacttttgccttgtcaacttctataccctttcttgaaattttgtgaccaagaacaatgccttcgggtaccatgaaatggcatttcttccattttaaaaccaaattggtttcttggcaccttttcaagacTAGGGTAAGATGATGCAAGCAAGCATTGAAAGAATCACCAAAGAcagagaaatcatccataaagacttcaataaatttttctaccatgtctgagaagattgatagcatgcatctttgaaaggtaGCTGGGGCATTACAcagtccaaatggcattctcctGTATGTAAAGACTCCAAAGGGACAAGTAAAGGAGGTCTTCTCTTGATCCATGGGGTCAACCACTATCTGGTTATACCCAGAATATCCATTAAGAAAACAGTAATAAGCATGGCCagccaacctttcaagcatctggtcaATGAAAGGGAGAGGAAAGTGATCTTTTCGTGTGGCCTCATTCAGCCTCCTATAAtctatgcacatcctccaccctgtcACCGTTCGTGTTGGAATAAGCtcatttttctcattaacaATGACAGTCATTCCCCCTTTCTTAGGTACTACTTGCACTGGACTGACCCATGGGCTGTCAGATATAGGGTAGATGATCCCAGCTTTACACAACTTCAGGACTTCCTTTTGAACAACCTCCTTCATtgtgggattcaatcttctttgaggTTGTACCACTGGTTTGGAATTTTCCTCTAAGagtatcttgtgcatgcatatggtagggcttatgcctttcaagtcatcaatggtccatcccaACGCCTCTTTGTGAGCTTTCAATACTACAAggagcttttcttcttcctctgcacTCAATGTagaattgatgatcactggaaaGTTGTCCTTTTCaccaagaaatgcatatttaaGATGAGGGGGTAGTGGTTTCAACTCTTGTTGTGGTGCCTCTTCTTTCGTAGCTTCACTTGGTTCATCTGATGCTTCCAATTTGTTCTCTTCTTGTCCTTTAATGTTCTGGACTTCCTCCTGTTTCACTTGATGGTTTGTGTCAAGTACTTCTTCAACCAAAGAATCCACCACATCAATCCTCATGCAACTTTCTTTCTCAACGGGGTGTTGCATTGCTTTGAAAACATTTATGGTCatttgctcatcatgcactctgaAAATTATTTCTCCCTTTTCCACATCAATGATTGTTCTAGCTGTAgccaaaaagggtctaccaagaatGACTGAGTTGTTTCCCTCTTCAGCCATATCTAGGACCACAAAATCAGCTGGGAATATAAAGTTTCCCACTTTCACCAAGAGGTTCTCAACTACTCCATTTGGTATTTTGATGGATCTGTCAGCAAGTTGGAGTGACATCTTTGTGGGTTTAAGCTCTTCaatcatcattttcttcatcaTGGTAAGGGGCATTAAGTTAATgcttgctcccaggtcacaAAGTGATTTGTCAATGGCCATGCTCCCAATTGTGCAGGGTATAAGGAAGCTGCCAGGATCTTTGAGTTTTGGGGGTAGCCCTTTTTGAATGATGGCACTGCACTCTTGAGTGAGAATCaccgtttctttttcttgccaacttctcttcttggtgatcaatttcttaagaaactttgcatataatGGCATCTGTTCCAGAGCTTCTGCCAATGGGATGTTGATTTtaagtttcttgaagatttctaaAAACCTTGGGAATTGTTGGTCCTTTGCTCCTTTNNNNNNNNNNNNNNNNNNNNNNNNNNNNNNNNNNNNNNNNNNNNNNNNNNNNNNNNNNNNNNNNNNNNNNNNNNNNNNNNNNNNNNNNNNNNNTCTTGTTGTAGATTCACATTCTCCTTGCTATCATGGTTGCTTCCTTGACTGGGTGGTTTGCCTTGTGGCTTGACAGCCTCTTTGCCTTTGTTAGATGTTGAAGTCTTTTCTTCATCCTGCCTTTCCACTTGTATTTCCACTGTGTCTTGCTCTTTgggttttattgcttttttatTCAAACTTTCTCCAACTACCTTGCCACTCCTTAACTGCAGAGCTTTACATTCCTCTCTTGGGTTGGGTATTGTATCACTTGGGAGAACATTGGTTGGTCGCTCAGCTTGTTTGGCTAATTGTCCCACTTGTCGCTCAATATTCTTCATGGTGGCCTCATGTTCCTTTTGTCCCTTAGCTAAGACTTGAGTGGTTTGAGCAAGTGCTTGCAAGGTTGCTTCAAGATTTGAAATTTCTTGCCTCATGATGGTCAATTGGGGGTATGATGGGGGTTGATTgttgttggaagttgttgggCAGATTAGTGTGGTAATTTTGTGAGTAATTCTGTGAGTTGGATGTTGGTGCAGGAAAGTTATTTTGGTGAGTTTGTGAATTAAGATGAGGTGGTTGatatgtgttttgtgtttttctatattgGTTAGTGTTGTTGGCATGGTGATTGTGGTTATTTGTGTTACGGGTgtggttgtggttgttgttCTTTTGCCAATGGTTCTCACCCCACTTTAGATTGGGATGATTTTTCCAGGATGGGTTGTATGTATCACCATGAAATTCATCCTGAGAATTTGAAGTATTCTGCATGTACTGAACTTGTTCTTGTGGCTGTTCAACAGTGGTCCCTTCACCTTGGCCCCATTCAAGTGATGATTGATTTGTTGTGTTCACTGATGCTAGTTGGAGACCATCCATTCTCTTTGTTATCATTTCCATTTGTTGTTGGATTTATTGGTGCATTAACTTATTTTGTGCCAAGATAGcatcaacaccttcaagctccattACGCCTTTCTTTGGGGCCGGATTATGTTGCCTCTCTGATGAGTAATAATACTGATTGTTTGCCACAATCTCAATGAGGTCTTGAGCCTCCTCagcagttttcatcatgtttagTGATCCTCCTGATGAGTAGTCTAGTCCCTTTCTTGCTTCAAAgcttaagccttcatagaagttttggagtTTGACCCAATCACTAAACATGTCAGGTGGACATCTTCTCAttagtgccttatatctttcccaagcttcatacaatGATTCCCCTTCCatttgcctgaaagtttgaacctctgtcttcaacttgatgattctttgaggtgggtagaactttgcTAGAAATCTGCCCATCAGGTCATTCCAATTGTCGAGGCTTTCCTTGGGGAAtgactctagccattgagtggccttGTCCCTCAAAGAAAATGGGAATAGTAGCAGTTTGTAGACATCTGGAtgtactccatttgtcttcactgtgttgcatatcctcagaaaacagacaaatgttgatttgggtcttcaagAGGTCCCCCTCCATAGGAGCAGTTGTTTTGTACCAACATGATGAGTTGGGGTTTtaactcaaagttattggcctGAACACTTGGAGTGGCAATACTGCTCCCACAATGTCTTGGATCAGGGATGGTATAAGAAGATAGCACCCTTCTAGGTGGTCCATCATTGTTGTTGACCCCTCCAGGAGGATTGTGCATGTCGTCCTCCATGACTTGGTCTTCTCCCTCTGATTCCTCTTCACCAACTatcccctttcctctttctgctcTCCTTACCCTTTGGAGGGTTCTCTCGTCCTCAATATTAAGTCTATTAGCTCCTGACATacacaaacaaaaccaaaatcacaagtgaAACACTCTAGAACTAGAGTGGAATTGGAGTTAGTGAAACAaagtatcaaacagttagtgggcttaacaaaaacactaaaaaaaatgcttaatctaaaccACCATTcatttaatcattgtcaatcttttccaatccccggcaacggcgccaaaaacttgatacgttaaaaatttgatttcacgtataaccggcaagtatactgggtcgtatcaagtaataaaactcactaagagtgaggtcgatcccacggagattggtaattaagcaactttagtttaatgatggatttagtcaagcaaacatggttttgattttatgagcattgtgatttttgaacataattgc encodes the following:
- the LOC110275675 gene encoding uncharacterized protein LOC110275675, translated to MPQKFILEVELFDLWGIDFMGPFPPSYTFKYILVAVEYVSKWVEAIATTTCDTNVVLQFLKKNIFTRFGLPKGLISDGGSHFCNKQLNSLLHKYGVTHKVATPTAFKTPVGKSPFQLVYGKACHLPVELEHKAFWATKLLNLDAQAAGEKRLLQLNELEEFRLEAYENTRIYKERAKRWHDKRISQRTFEPGQRVLLFNSKLKIFPGKLRSRWTGPYTITKVSPHGYVELLDKASNQTFTANGHRVKHYFGGPWSKEESVQMLT